DNA sequence from the Dreissena polymorpha isolate Duluth1 chromosome 3, UMN_Dpol_1.0, whole genome shotgun sequence genome:
TCATAAGTGGTTAGGAGGGGCTATGAAAGGCAGCCTGGCCGCGTTTGACCCCCTATTCTACATGCACCACGCCTTCATCGACGTCATCTGGGAAAAGTTCCGACAGCGACAGCGCGCCACCTGTGGAGTGGATCCGGCATCCGACTACCCGCCTGCGCCTGTAGACTCAGGGGCACACGCGGCGGAATATTACATGTTCGGGATGCGCTTTTTCAAGAACATAGACGGCATGGCCGATTACTGGATCAACAATTGGTATAACTATACGGACACACCCATGTGCGCGAATAATTGCAGCGACAGCCCGGACCTATATTGCGACAAAGACATAAACATGTGTGCGTCGCGATCGCATGTTAGTTTTGGCGATGATGGTATTGTGACGGATGACGGTGGTTATAATAAGACGGGTGGCGATGAGACAGGGACTCACTTGCGCGATGTGCCCCCAACGGAAGTCATCGCAGCGGATGGATGACGACGAGATGAGATGTCGATCATCAGAGTCATATTTAAAGTGTTTTATTAAAGACATATCGAATATCTCAAATAAGTGCTTTCAATTTTCTTATCAGCCAATGCATAATTGATTCATTAACACCACAATTATTTATTCACCAACAAGTTGTGTAACCACCATTTATAATTGTAATGatctgttgtataagtctgaataaaaaTGTCTGTTTTGATATATTGGTAACCACTGCTGTTAATTGTAATTAAACATTTGTAACCAGCACTGTTAATtgaaaatgcacatttttttatttttatcgaATTAATTGGATGATATTGAATACGCTTTTCAGTAACAACTTGTAATTATATGGTTTTTGAACAACCAAACTGTCTTCATATTATAGGGACatacaaatgtttcaaataaCAAACACTTTTCTAACCAAGCGAAGGTTGGTTGGCAAAATTAATGTTTTCCGTCaaatttcaaaatttgttaagtttaatctTTTACATAAACGTACAATACGTTAAAATTCTTATTACAATTATCATTCAAATAACGACACTTACCCAATAAGTGAATACAAGCAGTAAATCATAGCGTGCGATAACTTAGGAATCAAATGTTTTACAAATGTGGAACTCTCTCTGTCTATTTACTTTCTTCATACTTTGGCGGTAAATCAATTGTTATTTTATGACGAAGGCACAACTTAAATAATACATTACTTTTGTTTGAAAGAAAATAGCGACGTGTGAAATTTCTGcttaattatttacttaattcTCGCTAAACGCGATGCGTTGTATTCGAATTATGTTGTCGGattgttaaaacacattttaatatctcattaaatgtaaatgtgttagtaatgagctattgtgatcaccatATGTGTGGCGTCCGTCGTCTTATAGAATCAGGGTCACGTGAATTAAAAAACTAAGTCATCGggtcaaataaaaaacacaaactttGATATCACTTCAGGAAAACTCACGTATGCCTCTAAATTTTCGGAAACCTGTAGTATTTGAATATTGTTCGTATCCAAGGTTTCTTTTCCAACGACTATACTTTCTTTTTCTGTatcttcaataaataatttaagattATATCTTTTAAGCTAAGAACgagtgaaaataaataataaaatatatttggctatcattcccaatttaaaaaacgTCTTTTAAACAAAGATTTACTTAAATTACATCCATTtgcctttcacgttttggtaaaagtTTACCAACAAAAAATACTTGATTTACAAATTTTTATTGAAGTTAttatatttgcaaggaaacagtcatactgaatatttaccattgTTTGCATTATAAAACTTTACAAAcgcggaacgattgaataattgtgAGAGTTCTGTGgttatcgttacattttgtgacatTAAGAGTTAAATTATTGTGTTATATATCTCACACAAATGGCCTGATAAAAAAGTGCTAATAAAGTAATCGTTTAACAAGTTATCGCATCCATAAGCTGTATTGCGTTTCCGCGATTCGATGGCATTTATGATTTCTTCTGTGATAATTGGATTAATAAGTTCGGGATAATCAGTATTTGggtttattaaaataattgttaatattgATATTTTCTGCCTCTTCATTTTTACAATGGAATAAATGTCTCccaaaattcataaaataatttcGAAAATAATTCAATGGTATGCATGTATTtccgttttgttttgttttttcactgAAAGTGTTTTTTCCAATTATCCGTTGGTTGACCGGCTTTCATACGCATTTTCTCCTTCAGGTAAGCATGCTTTTTCTTCCTTGTTATCTGTTTATAATATGCTttacatttacataaataaattatatatagagcacggatggccgagtgctAGGCTTTTATTGCAAGGGTTAGTGGTTCGATCGAGCCCATTTGGGGATTACTTTGTTCTGTTTTTACCGGTATTTTTTAAGGACCGTTGAAATGGAGTCTGTAAGACACCAAAGTAGCCTTTAACAGTCCCAGCGTTGTTTTTGACTTCCTGATTGTTTTATGCTCAGAAATCCATCGTGCCGCCTGCTTTGCCTTCTATATCGCTCGTTTAACTTGCCTGCGAGCTTCCCTTAATCTTTAGAATTTAGTATGAATATAATTTTTCGTTAATTTTCCATTGTCTATGTTTGCACTCACCATTGCACCAgaaatgctcgattggtcattgtcggctcgggtactgcaTAAATGAATCCgtagtactcttaagtatactttaatgtaccccgggtacgaaaattatactaaaacgtacccgggaattttaacgctaagtTGGTCGCTGTCGGCTTTTTTCCAATTTATTATGTTCAgctttatgtcaatattttgtaaaatgaccTCTATGTTATCAAACTCATAcctaaaaaagcatgttgatactGGTTTTGTTcaaaggtggttagcgtgtggctatgatatttattagtgaaaacatcattttgaatgataaactatcatattataacgaacaagagggccaagatggccctggtttgctcacctgagaggagtcggttcattcaatctttaccaaacgtcaaacttgatctagatattgtccagacaaacatcctggtcaagtttcatcattattgaaccaaaactctggcatatggagtgtttttgttttttgtaagatttgacctggtgacctatattttgagtggaccccctaaccaaacatcaaactttgcttacaaaaataaatattatgaccaagattcataaaatctgaaacaaaattgtgacctctagagtgtttacaaggattttgtataatataatgaaaatttggacaatcttagggcaataaatatggcattgattttgttatatatataaaaccaatctttttaccaagtttcatgatgattgggcaaataatgggacttctagagtgttcacaagcttttttactatgtataaatataagaaaactgccccccccccccccggcagccatgttattcaactgaccgaaaccatttttaaactcaactctcatatcaaggaaacaaatgttctgacaacatttcaagaaaattgggccaaaaatgtgttcacatgttttcactatatacttatagagaaaaatgcccagcccactggcggccatgttttttcaccgatctggaccattttcagactcgtccgagatatcaataaaaccaatgttttgaccaaatttcatgatgattgggcaaaaattgtgacttctagagtgtttacaaggtttctctatagccaaataaggaaaactgccccatcccccgccccggcagccatgttattcatctgaccggaaccattttcgaactcaactctcatatcaaggaaacaaatgttctgaccaattttcatgaaaattcggccacaattgtgacttctagagtgttcacatgttttcactatatacatgtagagaaaaatgccccgcccgctggcggccatgtttttttcaccgatcaggaccattttcaaactcgtccgagaaatcaataaaaccaatgttttgaccaactttcatgatgattgggcaaaagttgtgacttctagagtgtttacaaggtttctctatagccaaataaggaaaactgccccgtccactggcggccctgtttttcaacggactggaaccactttttaattcaaccaacatatcattaagagaaacattttgacaaagtaacatgaagattgggcatgaaatgtgacttctgcagtgtttacaaggtttttctttttttgacctagtgacctagtttttgacccggcacgacccagtttcgaacttgaccgagatttcattgggtcgaagcttctgaccaagtttcatgaagatcggacaataaatgtggcctctagagtgtttacgaacaaatgtggacggacgacggacggacgacggacggacgacggcaAAGACTGGTAACAAAAGCtcaaaagttcatattttctggAAAAATTTGTACTAAcactatatatatacataacaaggtattcaactcgaaatcccCCGAAAAcatggtgcatcgctttgaacagccattacttcatcaattttgcagcgattatCATCCTTTAGTATATATTCCGTAAACAGGGTACATCTAAATCGACAATAAAATTGAATGCTATATCCATATCTTAAATGTATGCTGCACTTTTTTCCCATATATTTCAAAGTAACTTCATGTTCTAAAATGTACATGCTAAGTCATATTTGATTAAAGCAATTCACAATGCAACTCTATCGTTTTTGAATCATTTCACGCGCTCAAGTGATAAGACGATAGGTTACGGTCACATGATTACCGGAAATATCTAATACCCTATACAAATAAAATGAGTAAGTAACAAATGAGGTTCACGATGAATTATCGTTTTCAATAATGataacattttcttaaaaaaaaaaatacgtttaagTCGAACTTTTGAATCCGTTTTTGATTattcaaacatataaaaatacTACAAACGAATATATAATTACTATAATTTCAGTTTTCTTTCCCATCCATACTTTAGATAGTAAAACGACACTCTTGAACCGGATACAAACGTATAATCACCTATCCCAGCATCTGACCCAAGGTGACTGTTGACTATTCTCAGCCTGGAGTTaagaaataaatcaattaatttattACCCAATCAATTCAAAAAGGTGTTTTTACAGAAACGTTCATCCATCCTTAAGCAATGAGATGTGTGTCCATATCGagcgtttaaaggggccttttcacagtttttggcatgttttgaaataagtcattaaatgctttatattgataaatgttagcattggatcttaaaagctccagtaaaaaatcaaatataaaatttaaaataggaaaaaacaagtagccgcagctggactcgaaccagtgacccccggagtccttgagtaacctggagtaaaaacgcaatagcccgctcggctattctgccaaacATACTCGGTTAaagtattttatgtattatatgagcaatcttcgtagtttcacaaaatttaacaacaacaacagaactctccaaattattcaatcgtttcgcgttgcaacgctttttaatttttaggtttttaaatcgtcaaaagatgaatttattggctatattagaccatggtaaatgttcagtaatactgtttcctcacaaatatcataacaaaaacgaaaatttgcgaatctgaaacaactttttttcaattttgtcaatttaccaaaccgtgaaaagatccctttaaatcgcAAATGTTCAACATAGTGACGAACATTATAAGTGTGCATTCAAAGACATGACACAAAATCCCTCAAGTTGCCTTTTAAAATACAATGAGTTTTGCGATGGATAAATAAAGCAAATATTTACATGGAATGGTGCATGAATAAACgatttttatcccatcatcagacgtgcattgtcgaaataaaccactgtggaataaattttcctctatttcggcagtgctgaaatatagctgtcacgcgcggcggagaatggtcatatgactcggaatcaactataaagtaatcatttttagtaaaatcgaatcagattcaacaaaacaaacaattcgaTGCCAAGATGTAAAGTTGGTATTAATAAAGTATGGTTCTATTCTGTTTTGTATTGTTCTGGAACAAAACGGGTATTGTCCGGGTAATAACTAGTCGTTATTTACtaatttataatgatataataaaTAATCTCTTATGAATGTCTAATTATATGTTTGGTTTATCctgtgttaataaaaaaaaatattatttagctAGTTTATTAAATATATGGATTTTTTAAGAAGCGAAATGACCGTTA
Encoded proteins:
- the LOC127870967 gene encoding putative tyrosinase-like protein tyr-3 isoform X2, whose amino-acid sequence is MNGLYKDGTYRCFARVHRRGMSQGSTHAGYAFLPWHRAFIALFEDALRLKDRDVSLPYWDSSLDGNMANESKYSVMWDNAHMGTGRGEVNEGPFAGWQTVKGNLTRNVGRGKGKLARQDSINYLLTLCSFDKFSKELEKIHNGIHKWLGGAMKGSLAAFDPLFYMHHAFIDVIWEKFRQRQRATCGVDPASDYPPAPVDSGAHAAEYYMFGMRFFKNIDGMADYWINNWYNYTDTPMCANNCSDSPDLYCDKDINMCASRSHVSFGDDGIVTDDGGYNKTGGDETGTHLRDVPPTEVIAADG